One genomic region from Bradyrhizobium icense encodes:
- a CDS encoding Do family serine endopeptidase, producing the protein MTERPVDLSSLPSYGAARRSLFSARKFALMASVVAGLGAAVYGFSPQQGPADVFTSAAHAQVNTEVRKVERPIGFADIVERVKPSVISVKINIADKRSKDDSANKDEDSPFPPGSPMERFFRRFGGPDGLPPGLRGGPRGGRGPVTGQGSGFFISPDGYAVTNNHVVDGADKVEVTMEDGKAYTAKVIGTDQRTDLALIKVEGRTDFPFAKLSDSKPRIGDWVLAVGNPFGLGGTVTAGIVSASGRDIGNGPYDDFIQIDAPVNKGNSGGPAFDTNGEVMGVNTAIYSPSGGSVGIAFSIPASTVKSVVAQLKDKGTVSRGWIGVQIQPVTSDIADSLGMKKAEGALVAEPQQNSPAAKAGIQSGDVITAVNGEPVKDARELARTIGGLAPGTAVKLNVLQKGQDKVVNLTLGQLPNTVEAKADTDREDRGGASKGTGVPKLGLTVAPANSVAGAGREGVVVTEVDPKSAAAERGFKEGDVILEVAGKSVATAGEVREAIDAARTESKNSVLMRVKSGGSSRFVAVPLAKG; encoded by the coding sequence ATGACAGAACGTCCCGTCGATCTTTCCTCGCTACCGTCATACGGCGCAGCCCGCCGTTCGCTGTTCTCCGCCCGCAAATTCGCGCTGATGGCGTCCGTCGTCGCCGGCCTCGGCGCCGCCGTGTATGGCTTCTCGCCGCAGCAGGGTCCGGCCGATGTCTTCACCAGCGCGGCGCATGCGCAGGTCAATACCGAGGTCCGCAAAGTCGAGCGGCCGATCGGTTTTGCCGACATTGTCGAGCGCGTGAAGCCGTCGGTGATTTCGGTCAAGATCAACATCGCCGACAAGAGATCCAAGGACGACAGCGCCAACAAGGACGAGGACTCGCCGTTCCCGCCGGGCTCGCCGATGGAGCGCTTCTTCCGCCGCTTCGGCGGTCCGGATGGCTTGCCGCCCGGCCTGCGCGGCGGGCCGCGTGGCGGCCGTGGCCCCGTCACGGGCCAGGGTTCCGGCTTCTTCATCTCGCCTGATGGCTATGCCGTGACCAACAACCACGTGGTCGACGGCGCCGACAAGGTCGAAGTCACCATGGAAGACGGCAAGGCCTACACCGCGAAGGTGATCGGTACCGATCAGCGCACGGATCTGGCGCTGATCAAGGTCGAGGGCCGCACCGACTTCCCGTTCGCCAAGCTGTCCGATAGCAAGCCGCGGATCGGCGATTGGGTGCTGGCGGTCGGGAACCCGTTCGGCCTCGGCGGCACCGTGACCGCCGGCATCGTCTCGGCCTCCGGCCGCGACATTGGCAACGGTCCGTATGATGATTTCATCCAGATCGACGCGCCCGTAAACAAGGGTAATTCCGGCGGGCCGGCGTTCGACACCAACGGCGAAGTCATGGGCGTCAACACCGCGATCTATTCGCCGTCCGGCGGCAGCGTCGGCATCGCGTTCTCGATCCCTGCCTCGACGGTGAAGTCGGTAGTTGCCCAGCTCAAGGACAAGGGCACTGTTAGCCGCGGCTGGATCGGCGTCCAGATCCAGCCGGTGACCTCCGATATCGCCGACAGTCTCGGCATGAAGAAGGCCGAAGGCGCGCTGGTGGCGGAGCCGCAGCAGAATAGTCCGGCGGCCAAGGCCGGCATCCAGTCCGGTGACGTCATCACTGCGGTCAACGGCGAGCCGGTCAAGGATGCCAGGGAACTCGCCCGCACCATCGGCGGTCTCGCACCCGGCACCGCGGTGAAGCTCAACGTGCTGCAAAAGGGCCAGGACAAGGTCGTCAACCTCACGCTCGGCCAGTTGCCGAACACGGTCGAGGCCAAGGCCGATACCGATAGGGAAGACCGGGGCGGTGCCAGCAAGGGAACTGGCGTGCCGAAGCTCGGCCTGACGGTGGCCCCCGCCAACAGCGTGGCCGGCGCCGGCAGGGAAGGCGTCGTGGTTACCGAGGTTGACCCGAAGAGCGCAGCGGCCGAGCGCGGCTTCAAGGAAGGCGACGTCATTCTCGAAGTCGCGGGCAAGAGCGTTGCGACGGCCGGCGAGGTGCGCGAGGCGATCGACGCCGCGCGGACCGAGAGCAAGAACAGTGTTCTCATGCGCGTGAAGAGCGGCGGTTCGTCGCGCTTCGTCGCGGTGCCGCTGGCGAAGGGCTAA
- a CDS encoding response regulator transcription factor, whose translation MRLLIIEDDRESADYLVKAFREVGHVADLASDGEEGLSMAEGGDYDVLVVDRMLPKRDGLSVIGSLREKGNRTPVLILSALGQVDDRIKGLRAGGDDYLPKPYSFAELQARVEVLSRRNVGPAEETTYRVGDLELDRLSHRVARGKDELTLQPREFRLLEYLMKHAGQVVTRTMLLENVWDYHFDPQTNVIDVHISRLRSKIDKGFDRPLLHTIRGAGYMIRDGIR comes from the coding sequence ATGCGCCTCTTGATCATCGAAGACGACCGCGAGTCCGCCGACTATCTGGTCAAGGCGTTCCGTGAAGTCGGCCATGTCGCCGATCTCGCCAGCGATGGCGAGGAAGGCCTGTCGATGGCCGAAGGCGGCGATTACGACGTGCTGGTGGTGGATCGCATGCTTCCCAAGCGCGACGGCTTGTCCGTCATCGGCAGCTTGCGCGAGAAGGGCAATCGTACGCCCGTTCTGATCCTCTCCGCACTTGGCCAGGTCGACGACCGTATCAAGGGCCTGCGCGCCGGCGGTGACGACTATCTGCCAAAGCCCTATTCATTTGCCGAATTGCAGGCCCGCGTCGAAGTGCTGTCGCGCCGCAATGTCGGCCCGGCCGAGGAGACCACCTACCGCGTCGGCGATCTCGAGCTCGATCGTCTTTCTCATCGTGTCGCCCGCGGCAAGGACGAACTGACGCTGCAGCCGCGCGAATTTCGCCTGCTCGAATATCTGATGAAGCATGCCGGTCAGGTGGTAACCCGCACCATGCTTCTGGAAAACGTCTGGGATTATCATTTCGATCCGCAGACCAATGTCATCGACGTGCATATTTCGCGGCTGCGCTCCAAGATCGACAAGGGCTTTGATCGGCCCTTGCTGCACACGATCCGCGGCGCTGGATACATGATCCGTGACGGGATACGTTGA
- a CDS encoding helix-turn-helix domain-containing protein, with amino-acid sequence MNEFGQKGKVPLSERLSVSPEEASALTGIGLTSIREAISSGDLKAKKHGRRTIILPDDLRVWLKTLPDARKAIEVSPA; translated from the coding sequence ATGAACGAGTTCGGGCAGAAGGGAAAGGTACCGCTCTCGGAACGGCTGTCGGTGTCACCAGAGGAGGCAAGCGCCCTCACCGGGATCGGGCTGACCTCCATTCGCGAGGCGATCAGCAGCGGTGATCTCAAGGCCAAGAAGCACGGGAGGCGTACGATCATCCTGCCGGACGATTTGAGAGTATGGCTCAAAACGCTGCCAGACGCCCGCAAGGCGATTGAAGTAAGCCCCGCTTAA
- a CDS encoding formylglycine-generating enzyme family protein gives MRPLYLLLGLILLEACGGVDGAVAETVLPISAAPTVLTIEQEKNLASAAGSEFRECAVACPLMVIIPAGKSAMGSPEGDVGRTKGEHPRHEATIAKPFAVSKYEVTFDQWDACVAAAACPHVMDAWGRGNMPVINVSWGDAKLFVAWLSRLTGKEYRLLTEAEWEYAARAGVKTPYSWGDEPGIGNANCSGCGGAWTLQTAPVGSFRPNAFGLHDMEGNVWEWVEDIWHDSHEGTPANGAAKLQGGDPTYRVIRGGSWHNETELVRTAIRFKRHSKVQFDTLGFRVGRTMGP, from the coding sequence ATGCGACCTCTTTACCTCCTTCTTGGCCTTATCCTTCTTGAGGCTTGCGGCGGCGTCGACGGAGCCGTCGCGGAAACGGTGCTGCCGATCTCGGCTGCGCCGACAGTGCTCACTATTGAGCAAGAGAAGAATCTCGCCAGTGCAGCCGGTTCTGAGTTTAGGGAATGCGCGGTTGCCTGCCCCCTCATGGTGATAATCCCCGCAGGCAAATCCGCCATGGGCTCGCCTGAAGGCGATGTCGGCCGGACCAAGGGAGAGCATCCTCGGCACGAGGCGACCATCGCAAAACCCTTTGCCGTGTCCAAGTACGAGGTAACCTTTGATCAGTGGGATGCCTGTGTAGCAGCTGCGGCGTGCCCCCATGTCATGGACGCATGGGGTCGGGGAAACATGCCCGTCATCAATGTGAGCTGGGGGGACGCCAAACTGTTTGTGGCTTGGCTTTCGCGGCTCACAGGCAAGGAGTATCGACTCCTGACCGAGGCCGAATGGGAATATGCGGCCCGTGCTGGCGTAAAGACACCTTACTCGTGGGGAGATGAGCCCGGAATCGGCAACGCCAACTGCAGCGGATGCGGCGGCGCTTGGACCTTGCAGACTGCCCCGGTGGGATCGTTTCGGCCGAACGCCTTTGGTCTACACGACATGGAAGGGAACGTCTGGGAATGGGTCGAGGACATTTGGCACGACAGTCACGAGGGCACGCCGGCCAATGGCGCGGCCAAGCTTCAGGGCGGCGATCCAACCTATCGGGTCATTCGAGGAGGATCCTGGCACAACGAGACCGAACTCGTTCGCACGGCCATCCGGTTCAAGCGTCACAGCAAGGTTCAGTTCGACACTCTTGGATTTAGAGTTGGCAGGACCATGGGACCATAG
- a CDS encoding carboxymuconolactone decarboxylase family protein, with protein sequence MTKRLDYNQIAPAGVKALGGVYGYVMQSGLPAALVELVYLRISQINNCAYCLDMHTRDLLKKGEKIERLALLQAWRESDSLFDTRERAALAWAETVTRVAETNVPDEAYQAARTAFDERELVELTIAISLMNAYNRMAISFRNTPQAALAKASN encoded by the coding sequence ATGACCAAGCGCCTCGACTACAACCAGATTGCACCGGCGGGTGTGAAAGCGCTTGGTGGTGTCTACGGTTACGTCATGCAGAGCGGACTTCCTGCGGCGCTGGTCGAGCTGGTGTACTTGCGGATCTCGCAGATCAACAATTGCGCCTACTGCCTCGACATGCACACCCGCGATCTGCTCAAGAAGGGAGAGAAGATCGAGAGGCTTGCGCTACTGCAGGCTTGGCGGGAGTCTGACAGCCTCTTTGACACGCGCGAGCGCGCCGCGCTGGCATGGGCCGAGACGGTGACGCGGGTCGCAGAAACCAACGTGCCGGATGAGGCGTACCAGGCTGCCCGCACAGCGTTCGACGAGCGCGAGCTCGTCGAACTCACGATCGCAATCAGCCTGATGAACGCCTACAACCGCATGGCCATTAGTTTCCGGAATACGCCGCAGGCCGCGCTCGCAAAAGCTTCGAACTGA
- a CDS encoding cupin domain-containing protein: protein MKMRAIFSAAYAALAIATATPAAAHGVGETVTPHFQQTIPNIPGKSLIALVVDYQPGGASPSHVHAKSAFIFGYVLSGEIESQVNDGPRRVYRAGESFYETPGSRHPVSRNASKNKPARLLAVFVVDTDDKELTTSVEQVSSSRSKK from the coding sequence ATGAAAATGCGAGCCATCTTCAGTGCGGCGTATGCTGCCCTTGCCATCGCCACGGCGACGCCTGCCGCCGCCCATGGCGTCGGCGAAACGGTCACGCCGCACTTTCAGCAGACCATACCCAACATTCCCGGCAAGTCGCTGATCGCGCTTGTTGTCGACTATCAGCCGGGCGGGGCATCACCATCGCACGTTCACGCCAAGTCCGCCTTCATCTTCGGCTACGTCCTGTCAGGCGAAATCGAGTCGCAAGTGAACGATGGACCCAGGCGAGTCTACCGCGCCGGCGAGAGCTTCTACGAGACGCCGGGCTCGCGTCATCCGGTTAGCCGCAATGCGAGCAAGAACAAGCCCGCCAGGCTGCTAGCGGTGTTCGTCGTCGATACCGACGATAAGGAACTGACGACGTCCGTTGAACAGGTTTCGTCATCAAGGAGCAAAAAATGA
- a CDS encoding YkgB family protein, translated as MSLFNIPVSTPVAIAGWRDQAGQVLVYAEPLSRFGLYASLAIIYAWFGGMKFTDYEAQGLVPLVENSPLLSWFYALFSARGFSTFLGFLELSIGLLIALRLASPIFSAAGGLLSAGLFVTTLSFMISTPGVVVLELGAPAITVAPGQFLLKDVGLFAASFWVSVDSLKTVVRR; from the coding sequence ATGTCACTCTTCAATATCCCGGTCTCAACGCCAGTCGCTATTGCCGGTTGGCGCGATCAAGCGGGGCAAGTCCTCGTTTACGCCGAACCACTCAGCCGGTTTGGCTTATACGCCTCGCTCGCGATCATCTACGCCTGGTTCGGTGGAATGAAATTCACCGACTACGAGGCACAAGGCCTGGTGCCGCTCGTGGAGAACAGCCCCCTGCTGAGCTGGTTCTACGCGCTGTTTTCGGCCCGCGGCTTCTCCACCTTCCTCGGGTTCCTCGAACTCAGCATCGGGCTGCTGATCGCCCTCAGATTGGCGAGTCCGATCTTCTCCGCAGCCGGTGGTCTTCTCTCGGCCGGACTCTTCGTTACGACACTCAGCTTCATGATCTCGACGCCGGGCGTCGTCGTGCTGGAACTCGGGGCACCCGCGATCACCGTCGCGCCGGGTCAGTTCCTCCTCAAGGATGTCGGCCTGTTCGCCGCCTCCTTCTGGGTGTCCGTCGACTCGCTGAAGACTGTGGTTCGCAGGTGA
- a CDS encoding SDR family NAD(P)-dependent oxidoreductase yields MSVSLKGVAVITGASAGIGAVYADRLARRGYDLVLVARNEARLDQLATRLADATGRAVKTVVADLRNKADLKRIETIIATDPDITMLVNNAGVGGLEPLLQSDVDAMEEMVDLNVTALMRLTYAAAPALVARGGGAIINIASVVAIAPEVLNGVYGGTKAFVLALGQSLQKELADKNVRIQTVLPGATATNFWDAAGGAVDNLASNTVMRSDDLVDAALAGFDQGEVVTIPSLPDAADWANYEAARQKLMPNLSLSSVPARYRAVAAA; encoded by the coding sequence ATGTCCGTCTCTCTCAAAGGTGTCGCAGTCATTACAGGCGCCTCCGCCGGGATCGGTGCGGTTTATGCCGACCGGCTGGCTCGCCGGGGTTACGACCTCGTTCTCGTCGCACGCAACGAGGCCCGGCTCGACCAGCTGGCGACGCGCCTTGCTGACGCCACGGGCCGTGCCGTCAAGACCGTCGTCGCGGACCTGAGAAACAAGGCGGACCTGAAGCGGATCGAGACGATCATCGCCACGGACCCCGACATTACCATGCTGGTCAACAACGCAGGCGTCGGCGGCCTCGAGCCGCTGTTGCAGTCCGACGTCGATGCCATGGAGGAGATGGTCGATCTCAACGTGACGGCGCTGATGCGGCTTACCTATGCCGCGGCTCCCGCGCTCGTTGCCCGCGGAGGCGGCGCAATCATCAACATTGCCTCAGTGGTTGCCATTGCGCCGGAAGTCCTGAATGGCGTCTATGGCGGAACGAAAGCGTTCGTGCTCGCCCTGGGCCAGTCGCTTCAGAAGGAACTGGCTGACAAGAACGTGCGTATCCAGACCGTGCTGCCCGGCGCAACAGCGACCAATTTCTGGGACGCAGCCGGCGGCGCCGTCGATAATCTGGCGTCCAACACCGTCATGAGGTCGGATGACCTCGTGGACGCGGCGCTCGCCGGCTTCGACCAAGGTGAAGTCGTCACCATTCCGTCGCTTCCAGATGCGGCGGACTGGGCCAACTACGAAGCGGCGCGGCAGAAGCTCATGCCAAACCTTTCCCTCAGCTCAGTTCCGGCGCGATATCGAGCCGTGGCTGCGGCGTAA
- a CDS encoding alpha/beta fold hydrolase — protein MINFSKRIDLRRRYHRGVAIAVATATWLGAPVAGSFAAPAHAQALFGQEQKVDIGFLEIDEDITLRRMVVHNANPKGTVLFLHGFPETLYAWKDISLTLAADYEVHAFDWPGFGFSSRPKTDKFSYAPRDYARVLNDYIRKTGINTSKLTIYATDIGALPALLLAQEKPGIATSIIVGDFAPFDRPQYMYASLQSLKAGPSMGHAREQLNRNRDDILENAFRRGLPKEAQFDVPREFKDDMSRAWDHGGITTADAFSRYYAHFTRDQNHFESHLEQLAIPVKVVWGEKDLYIKKEMGIELAGRIGAELTLLPDIGHYPHLQNPQQTIEEVRAAFR, from the coding sequence ATGATCAATTTCTCGAAGAGAATCGACCTTCGCCGCCGATACCACCGCGGCGTAGCGATAGCGGTCGCGACGGCGACATGGCTCGGCGCTCCAGTCGCCGGCTCTTTCGCTGCGCCAGCACACGCCCAAGCTCTGTTTGGACAGGAACAGAAGGTCGACATCGGCTTCCTCGAGATCGATGAGGACATCACGCTCCGGAGAATGGTGGTCCACAACGCGAACCCGAAGGGGACCGTTCTATTCCTGCATGGATTTCCGGAAACGCTGTACGCGTGGAAAGATATTTCTCTTACCCTCGCCGCCGACTACGAAGTTCACGCTTTCGACTGGCCCGGCTTCGGGTTTTCCTCGAGGCCGAAGACCGACAAGTTTTCGTACGCCCCGAGGGACTACGCACGCGTCTTGAACGACTACATACGCAAGACGGGTATCAACACATCCAAGCTTACGATCTACGCGACTGACATCGGAGCTCTGCCGGCTCTTCTCCTGGCCCAGGAGAAGCCCGGCATCGCGACGTCGATCATCGTCGGCGATTTCGCTCCCTTCGACAGGCCTCAATACATGTACGCGAGCTTGCAGAGCCTGAAGGCTGGACCCTCGATGGGCCATGCCCGTGAGCAGCTGAACAGGAATCGCGACGACATCCTGGAGAACGCGTTCAGAAGAGGCCTGCCGAAGGAAGCACAGTTCGATGTGCCGCGCGAATTCAAGGACGACATGTCGCGCGCCTGGGATCACGGCGGGATCACGACAGCGGATGCCTTCTCGCGCTACTACGCGCACTTTACGCGGGACCAGAACCACTTTGAATCGCATCTGGAGCAACTTGCAATCCCGGTAAAGGTCGTGTGGGGCGAGAAGGATCTCTACATCAAGAAGGAGATGGGGATCGAACTCGCGGGCAGGATTGGCGCTGAGCTGACGCTCCTTCCCGACATCGGGCACTACCCTCATCTCCAGAATCCCCAACAGACCATCGAAGAGGTTCGCGCCGCATTTCGGTAG
- a CDS encoding cupin domain-containing protein, translated as MKTLRIIVAAAALLVANGSTLPVARAHEVSLGDIKRTNLLRNDLSAAGREVIQVLVEFGPGVSAVRHSHPGEELVYVTEGALEYRLDGRPPLTVKAGEVLFIPHGTPHAVKNVGSVKAAELATYIVEKGKPLLMLSE; from the coding sequence ATGAAAACCCTTCGCATCATCGTCGCCGCTGCGGCGCTTCTCGTTGCCAACGGTTCGACCTTGCCCGTGGCGCGCGCCCACGAAGTCAGTCTGGGCGACATCAAGCGCACCAACCTGCTGCGCAACGATCTCAGTGCAGCCGGACGTGAGGTAATCCAGGTTCTCGTTGAGTTCGGCCCGGGCGTGAGCGCGGTCAGGCACTCGCATCCCGGCGAAGAACTTGTCTACGTCACCGAAGGCGCCTTGGAATATCGGCTCGACGGCAGGCCGCCGCTGACCGTCAAGGCCGGCGAAGTGCTCTTCATTCCGCACGGAACGCCGCACGCGGTGAAGAACGTCGGCTCTGTCAAGGCGGCCGAGTTGGCTACCTACATCGTCGAGAAAGGCAAGCCGCTCCTCATGCTGAGCGAGTGA
- a CDS encoding epoxide hydrolase family protein, giving the protein MHRLQVSEVIDQDRRALLKSAAMGIAIAGTAGLVPLHRALADSNEVIRPFRVSFPEEALVDLRRRVAATRLPDRETVDDGSQGLQLVPFSELVHYWGTEYDWRKAEARLNALPQFVTTIDGVDIHFIHVRSHHANALPLIMTHGWPGSVFELLKTVGPLTDPTSHGGSAEDAFHLVLPSIPGFGFSGKPKGTGWGPERIARAWAELMNRLGYRRYVAQGGDWGAPISSAMARQAPAGLLGIHINLPAAVPSEIAALLATGAPAPQDLSAKERAAFDALSIFYKKYRAYAAMMGTRPQTIGYALTDSPAGLVAWMFDYNNAEPLRLLTRDEMLDDVTLYWLTNTAVSSARIYWETAGQSVILSAAQKTTEISVPVAITVFPGEVYRAPESWARRAYRNLIYFNEADKGGHFAAWEQPELFSREVAAAFRPLRQH; this is encoded by the coding sequence ATGCACAGGCTGCAGGTTTCCGAAGTCATCGACCAGGATCGGCGCGCACTGCTGAAAAGCGCTGCGATGGGCATCGCGATTGCCGGCACGGCTGGACTCGTTCCTCTTCACCGCGCGCTGGCTGATTCGAACGAAGTAATCCGTCCGTTTCGCGTCAGCTTCCCCGAAGAGGCACTGGTTGACCTGCGCCGGCGCGTTGCTGCGACACGCTTGCCCGACCGCGAAACAGTTGATGACGGGTCGCAAGGCCTGCAGCTCGTTCCGTTCAGCGAACTCGTGCACTACTGGGGCACTGAATACGACTGGCGCAAGGCCGAAGCCAGGCTCAATGCGCTGCCGCAGTTCGTAACGACGATCGACGGCGTCGATATTCACTTCATCCACGTCCGCTCACATCATGCGAACGCACTTCCTCTCATCATGACGCACGGCTGGCCAGGCTCAGTGTTCGAACTGCTCAAGACAGTCGGTCCTCTGACCGATCCGACGAGCCACGGCGGGAGCGCTGAAGACGCGTTCCACCTAGTCTTGCCATCGATCCCCGGGTTCGGCTTTTCCGGCAAGCCCAAAGGCACGGGGTGGGGGCCGGAGCGAATCGCACGAGCCTGGGCAGAACTGATGAACCGCCTCGGCTACCGCCGCTACGTCGCCCAGGGCGGCGACTGGGGAGCGCCGATCTCAAGCGCGATGGCACGACAGGCTCCTGCAGGATTGCTGGGTATTCATATCAACCTGCCGGCGGCCGTGCCATCCGAGATCGCGGCGCTGCTCGCTACCGGGGCGCCTGCTCCGCAGGATCTCTCGGCCAAGGAGCGTGCCGCGTTCGACGCCCTCTCAATCTTCTACAAGAAGTATCGGGCCTACGCCGCAATGATGGGAACGCGGCCGCAGACCATCGGCTACGCGCTGACCGATTCTCCCGCGGGGCTGGTGGCCTGGATGTTCGATTACAACAACGCGGAGCCGCTTCGCCTGCTCACGCGCGACGAGATGCTGGACGACGTCACGCTGTATTGGCTGACGAACACAGCTGTTTCATCTGCTCGCATTTACTGGGAGACGGCGGGTCAGAGCGTCATTCTCTCCGCCGCGCAGAAGACAACCGAAATCTCGGTTCCTGTCGCGATCACCGTCTTCCCGGGCGAAGTGTATCGCGCTCCGGAGAGCTGGGCCCGGCGCGCCTATCGCAACCTCATCTACTTTAACGAGGCCGACAAGGGCGGACACTTCGCTGCGTGGGAACAGCCCGAACTATTCTCCCGGGAAGTCGCCGCGGCGTTTCGGCCGCTACGTCAACATTGA